GCCATCTTCTCGTCGATCGCGCCCGCGGCGCAGCCGGCGAACGGGCTCGGCCCGGACAGCCGTTCCGGGCCGTGCCCCCGGACGGCGGCCGCGGCCGTCCCGGACAGGGCCAGCGCCGGAACCAGGAGCGCGGTGAGGACGAGCGGTGAGGGTCGCATGGTCGACTCCTTCCGAAGGGTGCGGCCATCGTCCGCAGCCGGCACCGCCCCGGTCGCCCCCGCCCGGCGCAACCGCCCTTACCCCGGCGGGCGCAGCCGGGCCCGGCGGGCGTACGCCCGCGTTCGGTCACGTATCGTTACGGGCCATGACCGAGTTGCAGGGGGCGTCCGTCGTGCTGCGCCCGGCCGTCGCGGAGGACGTACCGGCGCTGGCGGCCATCCGCGCACGGCCCGAGGTGCGCGCGCGGTGGGGCGGCGGCGCCGACCTCGAGGCCGAGGTCGCGGCCGACCTCCGGGACCCGGACGTCACGCAGTTCACCGTCCGCCTGGAGGACCGGATCGTCGGCATGGTGCAGTGGTACGCCGAGGACGACCCGGAGTACCGGCACGCGGGCATCGACCTGTTCCTCGACCCCACCGTGCACGGCGGCGGCCTCGGCACCGACACCGTCCGCACGATGGCCCGGCACCTCGTCGACGACCACGGCTTCCACCGTCTCGTCATCGACCCGGCGGCCGACAACGCCCCGGCGATCCGCTGCTACGAGAAGGTCGGCTTCCGGCCGGTCGGCGTCATGCGGCAGTACGAGCGCGGCGCCGACGGCACCTGGCACGACTGCCTCCTGATGGACCTCCTGGCCGACGAACTCGTCCGCTGACCGGCCGCCCCGGGCTTCCCCCGCGCGTCACCCGATCGCGGTCAGGTCGCGGGTACGGCCTTCCCGGGTGAGCAGGAGCGCGGCCCCGGCGACGGCGAAGGCGAGGACCCAGACGCCCCCGAGGAGCGGCAGCCCGCCGCCGACGACCAGGGCCGACGCGATGGCGGGCGTGAAGCCGGCGCCGAGGGTGGAGGCGGTCTGGTAGGTCAGCGAGGCGCCCGTGTACCGCATGCGGGTCGGGAAGAGCTCGGCGGTGAAGGCGCCGAACGG
The nucleotide sequence above comes from Actinomadura algeriensis. Encoded proteins:
- a CDS encoding GNAT family N-acetyltransferase, with the translated sequence MTELQGASVVLRPAVAEDVPALAAIRARPEVRARWGGGADLEAEVAADLRDPDVTQFTVRLEDRIVGMVQWYAEDDPEYRHAGIDLFLDPTVHGGGLGTDTVRTMARHLVDDHGFHRLVIDPAADNAPAIRCYEKVGFRPVGVMRQYERGADGTWHDCLLMDLLADELVR